A stretch of Stigmatopora argus isolate UIUO_Sarg chromosome 22, RoL_Sarg_1.0, whole genome shotgun sequence DNA encodes these proteins:
- the htr3b gene encoding 5-hydroxytryptamine receptor 3B, producing MADSLPEKPKRSALNQLTRMLLRKYDCGVRPVCNWTTSTTVYVDFILQSVLDVDSKTQSITTSIWYRQIWTDEFLMWDPDEFDGINEISLSSDAIWIPDIVVNEFVDEGRSPPIPYVYVNSSGCVKNYRPMQVVLACGLDVYAFPFDKQNCSLTFRSWLHSVREIDLAVWRSAQAIANDQKEFMNDGEWELLSIPSRYWRLQRDDGDYAHVGFNVLIRRRPVLYVVGLLIPSVFLMIVDVTSFYLPIDSGTRIGFKISTLLGYTLFRVNLMDELPTTAITTPLIGVFFAVCMALLMLSLIKSILVVKLLHHSEREVREMSVSASLLDQYRLAESTSASTGTLENLQESESMDFDMDLEMDLESPASIQENPSSLEWLLKELVSLRLAFSQEEGESSAQAEWLALCSKLDRFLFRLYLIVLAAYAGTLLLFWARWSFA from the exons ATGGCTGACAGTCTCCCAGAGAAGCCGAAAAGATCGGCGTTGAATCAGCTGACGAGAATGCTATTAAGGAAATATGACTGTGGCGTTCGCCCcgtttgcaactggaccacttCCACCACCGTCTATGTCGATTTTATACTACAGTCGGTTCTTGATGTG GATTCAAAAACTCAAAGTATAACCACAAGTATTTGGTACCGACAG ATTTGGACGGATGAGTTCCTGATGTGGGACCCGGACGAATTCGACGGGATCAATGAGATATCTCTGTCATCAGACGCCATCTGGATTCCTGATATTGTTGTCAATGAATT CGTGGACGAGGGGAGATCCCCGCCCATCCCGTACGTTTACGTCAACTCGTCAGGCTGCGTGAAGAACTATCGGCCCATGCAGGTGGTGCTGGCCTGCGGTCTGGACGTGTACGCCTTTCCCTTCGACAAGCAGAATTGCAGCCTCACCTTCCGCAGCTGGCTCCACTCAG tGAGGGAAATCGACCTGGCCGTGTGGCGAAGCGCCCAGGCCATCGCTAACGATCAGAAGGAGTTCATGAATGACGGAGAGTGGGAACTGCTGTCCATACCGTCACGCTACTGGCGCCTACAGCGGGACGATGGAGACTACGCCCATGTCGGCTTCAAT GTATTGATCCGAAGGCGCCCAGTGTTGTACGTGGTGGGCCTCCTGATCCCCAGCGTTTTCCTGATGATTGTGGACGTGACGAGCTTTTACCTCCCCATCGACAGCGGCACCCGTATCGGCTTCAAGATCAGCACGCTACTGGGCTACACTCTTTTCAGAGTCAACCTGATGGACGAGCTGCCCACCACCGCCATCACCACCCCGCTCATAG GTGTATTCTTTGCCGTGTGTATGGCGCTGCTCATGCTCAGCCTGATCAAGTCCATCTTGGTGGTGAAGCTCCTCCATCACAGCGAAAGGGAGGTCCGGGAAATGTCCGTGTCGGCCTCTCTTTTGGACCAGTACCGCCTCGCCGAGAGCACCTCGGCCTCCACCGGAACGCTTGAGAATCTTCAAGAATCTGAAAGTATGGATTTC GATATGGATTTGGAGATGGACCTGGAATCGCCTGCTAGCATCCAGGAAAATCCTTCCAGTCTGGAGTGGCTCCTCAAGGAGTTGGTTTCCCTCCGTCTGGCCTTTTCCCAGGAGGAGGGCGAGTCTTCGGCTCAGGCTGAATGGCTGGCACTCTGCTCAAAGCTCGACCGCTTCCTCTTCCGCCTCTACCTGATTGTTCTGGCCGCGTATGCCGGGACACTGCTGCTGTTCTGGGCCAGATGGAGCTTTGCCTGA
- the htr3a gene encoding 5-hydroxytryptamine receptor 3A encodes MRPPPSFWTMLPLLLVILDTARACTVKKLNGNTNRFSNATLVRLSEFLSAGYKKGVRPVKDWRTSTLVAIDLMVYSILNVDEKNQVLTTYVWYRQSWTDEFLVWNPEDFDEVKQVSLPTANVWVPDILINEFVDVGKSPDIPYVYVTHEGLVRNYKPIQVVTACTLNIYNFPFDVQKCSLTFQSWLHTIDDINITLMRSPEELREDKSVFMNQGEWELLHVLSNYKIFSVDNDDYYAEMKFHVVIRRRPLFYTVNLLLPSIFLMVMDIVGFFLPPDSGERVSFKITLLLGYSVFLIIVSDTLPATAIGTPLIGVYFVVCMALLVISLTETVLIVRLVHKQDLQPPVPHWLRYLVLERAPALFCIHKKHRLCSRLSSQASDMDDYKDNNYGAAQCTLHHTCEIDRQHEREAALLTRAPTPSRDRSPPVVSNILREVTAIRTFLEKRDRGNEVAKEWLQVGYVLDVLLFRVYLVAVVAYSITLGTLWSVWQVA; translated from the exons ATGAGACCACCGCCATCATTCTGGACTATGCTGCCTCTTCTCTTGGTTATTCTGGACACAGCAAGAGCTTGCAcag tGAAGAAACTGAATGGCAACACGAACCGATTCTCCAATGCAACATTGGTGCGTCTTTCCGAGTTTTTGAGTGCGGGCTACAAAAAAGGGGTGCGACCGGTGAAAGATTGGCGGACGTCAACACTGGTGGCCATCGACCTGATGGTTTACTCCATCCTCAACGTG GATGAGAAGAACCAGGTTTTGACCACATATGTGTGGTACAGACAG TCATGGACAGACGAATTCCTCGTCTGGAATCCCGAAGACTTTGACGAGGTCAAACAGGTTTCTCTACCGACCGCCAACGTGTGGGTGCCAGACATCCTCATTAACGAGTT CGTCGACGTGGGCAAGTCCCCTGACATACCGTACGTCTACGTGACCCACGAGGGGCTGGTGCGCAACTACAAACCAATCCAGGTGGTCACCGCCTGCACGCTGAACATCTACAACTTCCCCTTCGACGTCCAGAAATGCAGCCTGACCTTCCAGAGCTGGCTCCACACAA TTGACGACATCAACATCACGTTGATGCGCAGTCCCGAGGAGCTGAGGGAGGACAAGAGCGTCTTCATGAACCAAGGAGAGTGGGAACTGCTGCACGTTCTGTCCAACTACAAAATCTTCAGCGTGGATAATGATGACTACTACGCTGAGATGAAGTTTCAT GTGGTGATCCGTAGGCGCCCGTTATTCTACACGGTCAACTTGTTGCTGCCCAGCATCTTCTTAATGGTCATGGACATCGTGGGCTTCTTTTTACCACCCGACAGCGGAGAGAGAGTTTCCTTCAAGATCACCTTGCTGCTGGGATACTCGGTCTTCCTCATCATTGTCTCCGACACCCTGCCCGCCACGGCCATTGGAACGCCGCTAATTG GCGTCTATTTCGTGGTGTGCATGGCGCTCCTGGTGATAAGCCTGACGGAAACGGTGCTGATCGTGCGACTGGTCCACAAGCAGGACCTTCAGCCTCCTGTTCCTCACTGGTTGAGGTACCTGGTTCTGGAGAGAGCCCCAGCTCTGTTCTGCATCCACAAGAAGCACCGACTGTGCTCCAGGCTGTCCTCCCAGGCCTCCGATATGGATGACTACAAGGACAACAATTATGGAGCTG CCCAGTGTACCCTTCACCACACTTGCGAGATCGACCGTCAGCACGAGAGGGAAGCGGCCCTGCTGACCCGGGCCCCGACCCCCTCCAGAGACCGGTCGCCGCCCGTGGTGAGCAATATCTTACGGGAGGTGACGGCTATCCGCACCTTTCTAGAGAAGCGGGACCGTGGCAACGAAGTGGCCAAGGAATGGCTGCAGGTGGGCTACGTTCTGGACGTGCTACTCTTTAGGGTCTACTTGGTGGCCGTGGTGGCCTACAGCATCACGCTGGGCACGCTCTGGTCCGTCTGGCAGGTGGCCTGA